Proteins encoded within one genomic window of Bacteroidetes bacterium SB0662_bin_6:
- the polA gene encoding DNA polymerase I, with the protein MAQEDKANAPKKDSPLYLLDAMALAYRAHFAFISRPLINSRGQNTSAAYGFTNTLLKLIEDHGITHMAVVFDVVGPGAGTFRDELFEEYKANRSPIPEDLAEALPCIKDIVEAAGVAVLEVPGVEADDVIGTLAHQAAKEGTDVVIVSPDKDFQQLLGERVSMFRPARRGEAFEPVTVDTFQEKYGLPPIRFIDLLALMGDASDNVPGVQGIGEKTAGTLIREYGSLEELLEHAAEVKGKRAREGLLAHREDALLSKQLVTIKTDVALDVTPAQLVRSHPNREALLSLFNDLQFNTLFRKVKAGAFAQIGEEPMQTGEEQQAVAPVAETPGEEPPRPAFFSGEPADSTDLVSYDPQTVTYRLISDREALQAVVEALQAADRFAFDTETTSVDPMWASLVGISFAQEAGKACYIPTPLPDGTPTADILAVLEPVLRGNALKIGQNVKYDVITLERHGIRTKGPFFDTMVAHYLLSPEEPHGLDSLALKFLHYKTIPIEDLIGTGKNQLSMRDVSPDKICPYACEDADITLRLADTLAAGLKEDDLLEIAERIEFPLLRVLADMEITGIRVDPDMLAALSEEMGAHIRDLEEKVYREADETFNIGSTQQLGRILFGKLDLPIVARTSTGAPSTKEDVLETLAARHPLPALILEWRKFSKLKSTYVDSLGKLIHPDTGRIHTNYNQTVAATGRLSSAGPNLQNIPIRTDKGREIRKAFVAQKGWKLLSSDYVQIELRILASMSGDKALSEAFRQKKDIHRAVAAMIYNVSPEEVHEDQRRKAKEVNYGIPYGISAWGLAQRLRCQVGEAQELIDSYLKTYPAVTAHINRVVEEARERGYVRTILGRRRFVPNINSRNRTQRSFSERVAVNMPIQGSQADMIKIAMVHIARRLKQEGLAARMLLQVHDELVLEMPPEEIDTVQAIVRQEMESALSLDVPIEVHMDTGDNWLDAH; encoded by the coding sequence ATGGCTCAGGAAGACAAGGCGAACGCCCCGAAAAAAGATAGCCCGTTGTATCTGCTTGACGCTATGGCGCTGGCCTATCGCGCCCACTTTGCGTTCATCAGCAGGCCGCTGATAAATTCACGCGGCCAAAACACCTCAGCGGCATACGGCTTTACCAATACCCTGCTGAAACTGATCGAAGATCACGGAATCACCCATATGGCGGTGGTTTTCGATGTCGTAGGTCCGGGAGCAGGCACGTTCCGCGACGAACTGTTCGAAGAATACAAGGCAAACCGGAGTCCGATCCCTGAAGATCTTGCCGAAGCGCTTCCCTGCATCAAGGATATTGTGGAAGCTGCCGGCGTGGCTGTGCTCGAGGTCCCCGGAGTGGAAGCCGACGATGTCATCGGCACCCTGGCGCATCAGGCGGCCAAAGAAGGAACCGATGTGGTGATTGTGTCTCCCGATAAGGATTTTCAGCAACTTCTCGGCGAGCGCGTCTCCATGTTCCGCCCCGCTCGCCGGGGAGAAGCCTTCGAACCTGTCACGGTGGATACGTTTCAGGAAAAATACGGCCTCCCGCCGATCCGGTTCATTGACCTGCTCGCACTGATGGGAGACGCCAGCGACAACGTGCCGGGAGTACAGGGAATTGGCGAAAAAACGGCGGGGACATTGATTCGGGAGTATGGCTCTCTGGAAGAACTTCTTGAGCATGCGGCGGAAGTGAAAGGGAAGCGCGCTCGCGAAGGCTTGCTCGCACACCGGGAAGACGCCCTGCTCAGCAAACAGCTGGTTACGATCAAGACGGACGTGGCGCTTGACGTAACGCCGGCCCAGCTCGTGCGCTCTCACCCAAACCGTGAAGCACTGCTTTCCCTGTTCAACGATCTCCAGTTCAATACCCTTTTCCGGAAAGTGAAGGCCGGAGCGTTTGCACAGATTGGAGAAGAGCCTATGCAGACCGGAGAGGAGCAGCAAGCCGTGGCGCCTGTTGCGGAAACACCGGGGGAGGAACCGCCGCGTCCCGCATTCTTTTCCGGGGAGCCGGCCGATTCCACTGATCTCGTATCGTACGATCCGCAAACGGTGACCTACCGTCTCATAAGCGACAGGGAAGCCTTGCAGGCGGTCGTTGAAGCCTTGCAGGCAGCGGACCGGTTTGCTTTCGACACGGAAACCACCTCGGTCGATCCGATGTGGGCGTCGCTGGTGGGTATTTCTTTTGCGCAAGAAGCAGGAAAAGCCTGCTACATCCCGACGCCCTTGCCGGATGGAACGCCCACAGCCGATATCCTTGCCGTGCTTGAACCGGTCCTCCGCGGCAATGCGCTCAAAATCGGCCAGAACGTCAAGTATGACGTCATCACGCTGGAGCGGCACGGAATACGCACGAAAGGTCCGTTTTTCGATACCATGGTGGCGCATTACCTGTTGTCCCCCGAAGAACCGCACGGCCTCGATTCGCTGGCGCTGAAATTCCTGCACTACAAAACCATTCCGATCGAGGACCTCATCGGGACAGGAAAGAATCAGCTGTCGATGCGGGATGTGTCTCCGGACAAGATCTGCCCATACGCCTGCGAAGATGCAGACATCACCCTGCGTTTGGCGGATACGCTCGCCGCGGGACTGAAGGAAGACGACTTGCTGGAAATTGCGGAACGGATTGAGTTTCCTCTTCTGCGCGTGCTGGCGGACATGGAAATCACCGGTATCCGGGTCGATCCGGATATGCTCGCGGCGCTCTCCGAGGAGATGGGCGCGCACATTCGTGATCTGGAGGAGAAGGTCTACAGAGAGGCGGACGAAACCTTCAATATCGGTTCCACGCAGCAGCTCGGCCGCATCCTGTTTGGGAAGTTGGACCTGCCGATCGTGGCAAGAACGTCCACAGGCGCCCCTTCCACGAAAGAAGATGTACTGGAAACCCTTGCAGCGAGGCATCCCCTGCCGGCACTGATTCTCGAATGGCGCAAGTTTTCCAAGTTGAAAAGCACCTATGTCGATAGTCTTGGCAAGTTGATCCATCCTGACACCGGCCGCATTCACACCAATTACAACCAGACGGTGGCCGCCACGGGAAGGCTCTCCTCGGCGGGGCCGAACCTGCAGAATATTCCCATCCGGACGGACAAGGGCAGGGAGATCCGCAAGGCGTTTGTCGCTCAAAAGGGGTGGAAGCTGCTTTCGTCAGACTACGTACAGATTGAACTCCGTATTCTGGCTTCCATGAGTGGAGACAAAGCGCTCAGCGAAGCATTTCGGCAAAAGAAGGACATACATAGAGCCGTAGCGGCAATGATATACAACGTTTCACCTGAAGAAGTACATGAAGATCAGCGGCGTAAGGCGAAAGAGGTGAATTACGGCATTCCTTATGGCATTTCCGCATGGGGTCTGGCCCAGCGGCTGCGATGCCAGGTCGGAGAAGCCCAGGAATTGATCGACAGCTATCTGAAAACGTATCCCGCGGTCACCGCCCATATCAACAGGGTGGTAGAAGAGGCCCGGGAAAGAGGATACGTACGAACGATCCTCGGGCGCCGGCGTTTTGTGCCGAATATCAATTCGCGCAATCGAACCCAGCGATCTTTTTCCGAGCGTGTGGCCGTGAACATGCCGATCCAGGGATCACAGGCCGATATGATCAAGATCGCCATGGTGCATATAGCCCGCCGGTTGAAGCAGGAAGGACTCGCGGCGCGTATGTTGTTGCAGGTGCATGATGAACTCGTCCTCGAAATGCCGCCGGAGGAAATCGATACGGTACAGGCAATAGTCCGCCAGGAAATGGAATCGGCGCTCTCGCTCGATGTGCCCATTGAGGTACATATGGATACAGGCGATAATTGGCTCGACGCACATTGA
- the rfbB gene encoding dTDP-glucose 4,6-dehydratase: MDPHTLRTHHKHVPRSVLVTGGAGFIGSNFLLRMAPRYPKVRFVNLDSLTYAGNLMNLAPIEKAENYFFVHGDISDRNIVRSLFKEHAFSTVVHFAAESHVDRSVQAPLSFVETNVLGTATLLEEARATWNPDEFETGRYRFHHVSTDEVYGSLGSEGLFSETTPYDPRSPYSASKAAADHFVRAWRQTYGLPVVVSNCSNNYGPRQFPEKLVPLVIVRAMKENEIPIYGKGENIRDWLFVEDHCEALETILLSGADGETYGVGGETCRTNLELVHIVLDRIDRALNRPEGTSRALVSFVKDRPGHDYRYAMDTSKVRGELGWRPRHDLLQGIDTTIAWYLENEEWLKAVLDESWRRWYNEQYVART, encoded by the coding sequence GTGGATCCGCACACCCTCCGAACACATCATAAACACGTCCCCCGATCCGTGCTGGTTACCGGGGGAGCCGGATTCATCGGATCCAATTTTCTGCTCAGGATGGCGCCGCGCTATCCCAAGGTACGGTTCGTGAACCTCGATTCCCTGACGTACGCAGGCAACCTTATGAATCTTGCGCCGATCGAGAAGGCGGAAAACTACTTTTTTGTGCACGGGGACATCTCCGACCGGAATATAGTCCGTAGCCTGTTCAAGGAGCATGCGTTTTCTACCGTAGTGCACTTTGCTGCGGAGAGTCATGTAGACCGTTCCGTTCAGGCCCCCCTGTCCTTTGTGGAGACCAATGTGCTGGGTACGGCCACCCTGCTGGAAGAGGCCCGGGCCACTTGGAACCCCGACGAGTTCGAAACCGGACGCTATCGTTTCCATCATGTCTCGACCGATGAAGTATACGGAAGCCTTGGTTCCGAAGGCCTCTTTTCCGAAACGACGCCGTACGACCCACGGTCTCCCTATTCGGCTTCGAAAGCTGCTGCTGATCATTTTGTGCGCGCCTGGAGGCAAACGTATGGCCTGCCGGTGGTCGTTTCGAACTGTTCAAACAATTACGGCCCCCGACAATTCCCGGAGAAACTCGTGCCGCTTGTTATTGTCCGGGCCATGAAAGAGAACGAGATTCCAATCTACGGCAAGGGAGAAAACATTCGCGACTGGCTTTTCGTGGAGGATCATTGCGAAGCCCTCGAAACCATTCTCCTTTCGGGCGCCGACGGGGAAACCTACGGCGTAGGCGGCGAAACCTGCCGTACGAATCTCGAGCTCGTGCATATAGTGCTGGATAGAATCGACCGGGCACTGAATCGGCCGGAAGGCACGTCCCGGGCACTCGTCTCTTTCGTAAAAGATCGTCCCGGCCATGATTACCGGTATGCCATGGACACCTCGAAGGTGCGAGGCGAACTCGGTTGGCGTCCCCGGCACGATCTTCTGCAGGGGATCGATACCACCATTGCATGGTATCTGGAGAATGAGGAATGGCTAAAGGCCGTGCTCGACGAATCCTGGCGCAGATGGTATAACGAGCAGTATGTGGCCCGCACATAA
- a CDS encoding NTP transferase domain-containing protein: MKGVLLAGGLGSRLYPLTRITNKHLLPVGRYPMIFHPLVRMRRAGIREVAVVTSPEHMGDVVNLLGSGRDLGLDLTFRVQDEPGGIAQALALCASFTAGDPLLVILGDNILGEDIGDQVTAFRQQLATEGSGARVLLKEVPDPERYGVPRFEGDRIVEIIEKPSTPPSNYCVTGLYFYDAGVFDIIAGLSPSARGEYEISDVSNAYIREGRLSWGVLKSWWGDAGTMDGWHEANALARDLVYEELLSLNTQ, translated from the coding sequence ATGAAAGGCGTTCTTTTAGCCGGCGGGCTGGGAAGCCGTTTGTATCCGCTGACCAGGATCACCAACAAGCATTTGCTTCCGGTAGGCCGCTATCCGATGATTTTCCACCCCCTGGTGCGGATGCGCCGGGCGGGTATTCGGGAAGTGGCCGTGGTTACAAGCCCTGAACATATGGGAGATGTGGTGAACCTCCTGGGAAGCGGGCGTGATCTCGGGCTTGACCTGACCTTTCGCGTACAGGATGAACCCGGTGGCATTGCACAGGCCCTTGCGCTTTGTGCGTCGTTCACGGCGGGCGATCCCCTGCTTGTTATTCTTGGAGACAACATCCTCGGAGAGGATATTGGCGATCAGGTGACCGCATTTCGGCAGCAATTGGCGACCGAGGGATCAGGAGCCCGGGTACTACTCAAAGAAGTGCCCGACCCGGAGCGCTATGGCGTCCCTCGTTTCGAAGGGGACCGGATTGTCGAGATTATCGAAAAACCCTCCACCCCTCCAAGCAACTATTGTGTGACCGGCCTCTATTTTTACGATGCCGGAGTATTTGATATCATTGCAGGATTGTCTCCAAGCGCACGTGGAGAATACGAAATAAGCGACGTGAGCAATGCCTACATCCGGGAAGGTCGGCTTTCCTGGGGTGTGCTGAAAAGCTGGTGGGGGGATGCAGGCACGATGGATGGGTGGCACGAGGCGAATGCGTTGGCCCGTGACCTCGTTTACGAAGAACTTCTATCCTTGAATACGCAGTGA
- a CDS encoding dTDP-4-dehydrorhamnose 3,5-epimerase: protein MSTAFPDWKKGEISGCEIHPLRFYEDDRGWLAEFFRCDELPEAVHPRMGYVSLTHPGVARGPHEHVAQTDLFLFFSGAFRLYLWDTRPGSPSFGYRFREEFGVARPAAILVPPGVVHAYRNVGAEDALIVNCPNRLYAGEGKCEPVDEIRYEDQPDSPFSMD from the coding sequence GTGAGTACAGCATTTCCTGATTGGAAAAAGGGTGAAATAAGCGGCTGCGAGATCCATCCGCTCCGATTTTACGAAGACGATCGGGGCTGGCTGGCTGAGTTCTTTCGATGCGACGAACTGCCTGAAGCGGTGCATCCCCGGATGGGGTACGTTTCCCTGACGCATCCTGGGGTGGCCCGCGGGCCCCACGAGCATGTGGCGCAAACGGATCTGTTTCTTTTTTTTAGCGGCGCCTTCCGGCTGTATCTGTGGGATACACGTCCCGGTTCCCCCTCTTTCGGGTACCGTTTCCGGGAAGAATTCGGTGTGGCCCGCCCTGCGGCGATTCTCGTTCCACCCGGGGTTGTGCACGCCTATCGTAACGTGGGTGCGGAAGATGCCTTGATCGTGAATTGTCCGAACCGGCTCTATGCAGGTGAGGGCAAATGCGAACCGGTGGACGAAATCCGGTATGAGGACCAGCCGGACTCACCGTTTTCGATGGATTGA
- a CDS encoding glucose 1-dehydrogenase, translating into MDLELGNKVAIVTGSSRGIGKYIAKRLAAEGCRLTICARGGERLRETAEEIEKGGASVLALEADLSEKDAPQKIVDRTVERFGQVDILVSNVGGNRRKPFEDTTDDDWETVLDLNLRAHVRSGRAVAPHMKAAGGGAILFVASIFGREAGGAGLSIYNATKSALISTAKIMALELAPAGIRVNSIAPGSIRFPGGSWDRRVREQPEQMKAFVAQNLPVGRFGKAEEVADVAAFLVSERASLVTGVCLNVDGGQSRSLI; encoded by the coding sequence ATGGACCTCGAATTAGGAAACAAGGTTGCAATCGTTACGGGATCGAGCCGTGGCATAGGGAAATACATTGCAAAACGCCTTGCGGCAGAAGGATGCCGCCTCACCATATGCGCCCGCGGCGGGGAGCGCCTTAGGGAAACAGCGGAAGAAATTGAAAAGGGAGGAGCATCGGTGCTGGCCCTGGAGGCAGATCTTTCCGAAAAGGACGCGCCGCAAAAAATTGTCGACCGGACCGTCGAACGGTTCGGGCAGGTGGATATTTTAGTGAGTAATGTGGGGGGGAACCGCCGGAAACCATTCGAGGACACTACAGACGACGACTGGGAAACCGTGCTCGACCTCAATCTCAGGGCACATGTGCGATCGGGGCGCGCTGTGGCGCCGCATATGAAGGCCGCAGGGGGAGGGGCCATTCTTTTTGTGGCATCGATTTTCGGGAGGGAAGCAGGGGGAGCCGGTCTCTCCATTTACAATGCCACGAAGTCCGCCCTGATAAGCACGGCAAAAATCATGGCGCTCGAACTCGCCCCGGCCGGCATTCGCGTGAACAGTATAGCACCGGGATCCATCCGGTTTCCGGGGGGAAGCTGGGACCGGCGCGTCCGCGAACAACCGGAACAGATGAAGGCATTCGTGGCGCAAAACCTTCCTGTAGGACGCTTCGGAAAGGCCGAGGAGGTAGCAGACGTGGCAGCCTTTCTTGTTTCGGAGCGGGCGAGTCTGGTAACAGGCGTCTGTCTCAATGTGGACGGGGGGCAGTCCCGGTCGCTCATCTGA
- a CDS encoding carbohydrate-binding protein, giving the protein MQKLPKGFVVIRCIISLKILLATFAYNPLRNRCGKPSHRKRMHRTKRFWRYALRNTSVGFFNIFVLLLGVLLLTGLSPVPAPATFKALIFSKTAGFRHSSIPHGIAAVRDLAAQGGFTVDATENAGAFTDANLAQYQVIIFLNTTGNVLNTEQEAAFERFIRMGKGFVGVHSAADTEYDWPFYGGLVGAYFHSHPAIQTGTVKVADAVHPSTEMLPKRWQRTDEWYNFRHNPRGEVHVLATIDETTYSGGSMGSDHPIMWCHDYEGGRSWYTAGGHTEGSFDEPAYREHLLQGIRYAAGVAPGDCGATVDGYFEKAILDANTDNPMDLAVAPDGRVFFVERAGRLRLYTPGTGLTTTVASLPVVTSNEDGLLGIVLDPDFVDNGWIYLFYSPAGDVAKQHVSRFTLVGDMLDMTSEQVLLEIPVQREQCCHSAGSMVFDGAGNLFIATGDNTNPFESDGFAPIDERSGRAPWDAQGTSANANDLRGKILRITPQPDGSYTIPSRNLFPADGTAGRPEIYVMGLRNPFRIAFDTETNWLYWGDIGPDAGAALSNRGPEGLDEWNRARTAGNYGWPYCIGKNQAYVDYDFATETSGAPFNCSAPVNNSPNNTGRVNLPPAKPAWIWYPYGPSSTFPVLGSGGRAAMSGPVYHFDPDLDSKTKLPAYYDDTVFIFEWSRNWIREVKLDDNGDILVINPFAADIELLRPITMKAGPEGSLYLLEWGTGLGGGNDDSKLVRINYVRGARAPVAILGAEPTSGPVPLTVQFSSQDSFDPDPGDRLTFSWDLDGDGTEDTTDPNPTYTYNAAGIFTAQLTVTDATDNKATASVDIIAGNTQPAITLTNPVDGGFFDWGDQVAFAFSVNDAEDGSTADGSLGCDEMIFQPFVGHNDHSHPLDQFNACEGVMTIIDAHGGPADNLFYIVEASYTDSGVGDAGTLTARSQHILHPKRLEAEHFTTNNGVQLERTGDVLGGGQNIGYIEHGDYVSWSPVNLSNIGFVTFRVASAGPGGRIEIRTDTPDGPLIGTAHVERTGEWQLYRDVTAALTDPGGTHELFLVFKNNPGDDGLFNINWMDFHGPGIALDPGEPEGLHAMYYDTIDFTGQPTERVDAQINFNWAGDAPLANLGSDTFSVQWTGFIEAQHDEAYTFYTATGNRDGVRLWIDDMLVIDQWRNQAATEASSSPLQLEAQRDYAVRMEYFKNRGLAQAHLLWSSASTRKAVVPARVLTPASIITSIEDDELPQQPLLASIHPNPLQQHATITFSLPESERVTLEIFDMLGRRIATLLDEERAPGTHRTALTADQWASGIYLCRLTTPSGTTTQRFVLLH; this is encoded by the coding sequence ATGCAAAAGTTGCCAAAGGGCTTCGTAGTCATTCGCTGTATAATCTCCTTGAAAATACTTCTTGCTACTTTTGCGTATAATCCTCTTCGCAATAGATGTGGTAAGCCATCTCATAGAAAGCGGATGCATAGGACGAAGCGGTTTTGGCGATACGCCCTCCGCAATACGTCGGTGGGGTTTTTCAATATTTTTGTGTTATTGCTCGGGGTTCTATTGCTTACCGGGCTGAGCCCTGTCCCTGCCCCCGCCACGTTCAAAGCGCTCATCTTTTCGAAAACAGCAGGCTTCCGGCATTCCTCCATACCCCATGGCATTGCTGCCGTGCGCGACTTGGCCGCACAAGGAGGCTTCACGGTAGATGCTACCGAAAACGCTGGCGCTTTCACCGACGCCAATCTCGCGCAATACCAGGTCATCATCTTCCTCAACACTACCGGCAACGTGCTGAACACCGAGCAGGAGGCTGCCTTCGAACGTTTCATTCGCATGGGTAAAGGCTTTGTCGGGGTTCATTCGGCAGCGGATACCGAATACGATTGGCCATTCTACGGCGGTCTGGTGGGAGCTTATTTCCATAGCCATCCTGCCATCCAGACAGGTACCGTGAAGGTGGCCGATGCAGTGCACCCCTCGACAGAGATGCTGCCTAAACGCTGGCAACGCACAGACGAATGGTACAACTTCCGGCATAACCCGCGCGGCGAGGTGCATGTGCTGGCCACCATTGACGAGACAACCTATTCGGGCGGCAGCATGGGAAGCGACCATCCGATTATGTGGTGCCACGACTATGAAGGGGGGCGGTCCTGGTATACTGCCGGGGGACACACGGAGGGGAGTTTTGACGAGCCGGCTTATCGCGAACATCTGCTGCAGGGCATTCGATACGCCGCCGGGGTGGCGCCGGGAGATTGCGGGGCCACTGTGGACGGGTATTTCGAAAAGGCAATCCTCGACGCCAATACGGACAACCCGATGGACCTGGCCGTAGCGCCGGACGGACGCGTCTTCTTCGTGGAGCGGGCAGGCAGGCTACGTCTCTATACGCCAGGTACCGGGCTCACCACCACTGTGGCGTCACTCCCTGTCGTAACGAGTAACGAAGACGGCCTCCTCGGCATCGTACTCGACCCGGACTTTGTCGACAACGGCTGGATTTATCTCTTCTATTCGCCTGCCGGCGACGTGGCGAAACAGCACGTTTCCCGGTTTACGCTCGTCGGCGATATGCTGGATATGACTTCCGAGCAGGTGCTCCTGGAGATTCCGGTGCAGCGCGAACAGTGTTGTCATTCCGCAGGATCAATGGTGTTCGATGGTGCAGGCAATCTCTTTATCGCCACAGGGGATAATACGAACCCTTTCGAGTCGGACGGATTCGCGCCGATCGACGAACGGTCCGGCCGAGCGCCGTGGGATGCGCAGGGAACATCGGCCAATGCAAACGACCTGCGAGGCAAGATACTACGTATCACTCCACAGCCCGACGGCAGCTACACGATCCCTTCCCGCAATCTTTTCCCGGCCGACGGTACGGCGGGACGCCCCGAAATCTACGTGATGGGTTTGCGCAACCCTTTTCGCATCGCTTTCGACACGGAGACCAACTGGCTCTATTGGGGCGACATAGGCCCTGACGCTGGTGCGGCGCTATCGAACCGGGGGCCGGAAGGACTCGATGAGTGGAATCGGGCTCGCACGGCCGGTAACTATGGCTGGCCTTATTGCATTGGCAAGAACCAGGCCTACGTGGATTACGACTTCGCCACCGAAACATCCGGCGCACCGTTCAACTGCAGTGCTCCCGTCAACAACTCACCCAACAACACAGGCAGGGTCAATCTGCCGCCTGCGAAGCCGGCGTGGATCTGGTATCCCTACGGTCCCTCATCCACCTTTCCGGTCCTTGGTTCTGGCGGGCGAGCGGCGATGTCCGGCCCGGTGTATCATTTCGACCCCGACCTTGATTCCAAAACCAAGCTTCCTGCTTACTACGACGACACGGTCTTTATTTTTGAATGGTCCCGGAACTGGATCCGTGAGGTGAAGCTCGACGACAACGGCGACATACTTGTCATCAATCCCTTTGCAGCAGATATCGAACTGTTGCGGCCTATAACCATGAAAGCCGGACCGGAGGGGTCGCTTTACCTGCTGGAGTGGGGTACAGGCCTTGGCGGCGGCAACGACGATTCGAAGCTCGTACGTATCAACTACGTGCGCGGTGCACGCGCTCCGGTGGCCATTCTCGGCGCCGAGCCGACTTCCGGGCCGGTGCCGCTAACCGTCCAATTCTCCAGCCAGGATTCCTTTGATCCCGATCCGGGCGACAGACTCACATTCTCCTGGGATCTCGACGGCGACGGTACGGAGGACACCACGGACCCGAATCCCACCTACACCTACAACGCGGCAGGCATATTTACCGCACAGTTAACGGTTACCGACGCCACCGATAATAAGGCGACGGCATCGGTTGACATCATCGCAGGTAATACACAGCCCGCAATTACACTCACGAACCCTGTCGACGGCGGCTTCTTTGACTGGGGCGATCAGGTGGCGTTTGCCTTCAGCGTGAACGACGCGGAGGACGGCTCCACCGCAGATGGCAGCCTCGGTTGCGACGAGATGATCTTCCAACCTTTCGTCGGCCACAACGATCACAGTCATCCGCTTGATCAATTCAATGCCTGTGAGGGCGTAATGACGATCATCGACGCCCACGGCGGCCCTGCCGATAACCTGTTTTATATCGTCGAGGCCAGCTACACCGACAGCGGGGTAGGCGACGCGGGCACGCTGACAGCACGGTCGCAGCATATCCTGCATCCCAAACGCCTCGAGGCCGAGCACTTCACGACGAATAATGGCGTCCAACTCGAAAGAACTGGTGATGTGCTGGGCGGGGGACAAAACATTGGCTACATCGAACACGGCGATTATGTCTCCTGGTCGCCTGTCAACCTGAGTAATATCGGATTTGTCACCTTCCGTGTTGCCTCGGCGGGGCCCGGCGGCCGCATCGAAATACGCACCGATACCCCTGATGGACCGCTTATCGGTACGGCGCACGTAGAGCGCACGGGGGAGTGGCAGCTCTACCGTGACGTAACGGCGGCGCTCACCGATCCGGGCGGGACCCATGAGCTTTTCCTTGTTTTCAAAAACAATCCGGGCGACGACGGCCTTTTCAATATCAACTGGATGGATTTCCATGGGCCCGGGATAGCGCTGGACCCTGGAGAACCGGAAGGACTCCATGCGATGTACTACGACACAATCGATTTTACCGGTCAGCCTACCGAGCGCGTCGATGCACAGATTAACTTCAATTGGGCCGGTGACGCACCGTTGGCAAACCTGGGCAGCGACACATTCAGCGTACAATGGACAGGTTTCATCGAGGCCCAACACGACGAGGCGTATACGTTCTACACCGCTACCGGCAACAGGGATGGGGTCCGCCTGTGGATTGATGACATGCTCGTCATTGACCAGTGGCGGAATCAGGCCGCTACCGAGGCAAGCAGTTCGCCTCTTCAGTTGGAAGCCCAACGGGACTACGCCGTTCGGATGGAGTATTTCAAGAATCGCGGATTGGCCCAGGCGCATTTGCTTTGGAGCAGTGCCTCCACACGCAAAGCTGTCGTGCCCGCGCGCGTGCTGACCCCTGCCTCCATAATAACATCGATCGAGGATGATGAACTGCCTCAGCAACCGCTCCTCGCGTCGATTCATCCCAATCCGCTGCAGCAGCACGCAACGATCACGTTTTCACTGCCTGAGTCGGAGCGGGTTACGCTGGAAATCTTCGATATGCTGGGACGGCGTATAGCCACTTTGCTCGACGAGGAACGGGCACCTGGTACCCACCGAACAGCACTAACGGCGGATCAGTGGGCAAGCGGCATCTACTTGTGCCGCCTAACTACCCCGTCAGGTACGACGACGCAGCGTTTCGTATTGCTTCATTAA